Proteins encoded by one window of Arachis ipaensis cultivar K30076 chromosome B04, Araip1.1, whole genome shotgun sequence:
- the LOC110270918 gene encoding uncharacterized protein LOC110270918 isoform X1, producing MVLARINDNWRRYKTTIKQTHFLPYKCVNVMLKNCPKSIPESHFRKLIAYWRTEKVKAHLQAENKKSKESAIRAFQSIFGKEKAGRMRCHRRVTTPTLLKKNEEIATLKQQHATEKATLEGKVDVMQKEVDELKSLVKMMLQKKKSSGVDLDMLAAQLGSTLGNPNNDAHEEVLFVVKVSICYHILNNG from the exons ATGGTCCTTGCTCGTATCAATGACAACTGGAGAAGGTATAAGACCACAATAAAGCAAACTCATTTTCTACCATACAAATGTGTTAATGTGATGCTGAAAAATTGTCCTAAAAGCATACCTGAGAGTCATTTTCGCAAGTTAATTGCTTATTGGAGAACTGAGAAAGTTAAG GCACATTTGCAAGCTGAGAATAAAAAGTCTAAAGAATCAGCAATTAGAGCTTTCCAATCCATATTTGGAAAAGAGAAGGCAGGGAGAATGCGATGTCACAGAAGAGTTACCACACCAACTTtgttgaagaaaaatgaagaaattgccaCCCTTAAGCAGCAACATGCAACTGAGAAAGCAACATTAGAGGGTAAGGTTGATGTGATGCAAAAAGAAGTAGATGAACTAAAATCGCTTGTTAAGATGatgctgcaaaaaaaaaaaagctcagGAGTGGACCTTGACATGTTAGCTGCTCAATTAGGAAGCACTTTAGGCAATCCGAACAATGATGCGCATGAAGAGGTATTATTTGTTGTTAAAGTTTCTATATGTTATCATATCTTAAATAATGGTTGA
- the LOC110270918 gene encoding uncharacterized protein LOC110270918 isoform X3: MFVETRQSTKGKSLDEDTLDVIAHLQAENKKSKESAIRAFQSIFGKEKAGRMRCHRRVTTPTLLKKNEEIATLKQQHATEKATLEGKVDVMQKEVDELKSLVKMMLQKKKSSGVDLDMLAAQLGSTLGNPNNDAHEEVLFVVKVSICYHILNNG, translated from the exons ATGTTTGTTGAGACTCGCCAAAGCACAAAGGGAAAATCACTGGATGAAGACACTCTGGATGTTATT GCACATTTGCAAGCTGAGAATAAAAAGTCTAAAGAATCAGCAATTAGAGCTTTCCAATCCATATTTGGAAAAGAGAAGGCAGGGAGAATGCGATGTCACAGAAGAGTTACCACACCAACTTtgttgaagaaaaatgaagaaattgccaCCCTTAAGCAGCAACATGCAACTGAGAAAGCAACATTAGAGGGTAAGGTTGATGTGATGCAAAAAGAAGTAGATGAACTAAAATCGCTTGTTAAGATGatgctgcaaaaaaaaaaaagctcagGAGTGGACCTTGACATGTTAGCTGCTCAATTAGGAAGCACTTTAGGCAATCCGAACAATGATGCGCATGAAGAGGTATTATTTGTTGTTAAAGTTTCTATATGTTATCATATCTTAAATAATGGTTGA
- the LOC110270918 gene encoding uncharacterized protein LOC110270918 isoform X2, whose protein sequence is MVLARINDNWRRYKTTIKQTHFLPYKCVNVMLKNCPKSIPESHFRKLIAYWRTEKVKAHLQAENKKSKESAIRAFQSIFGKEKAGRMRCHRRVTTPTLLKKNEEIATLKQQHATEKATLEGKVDVMQKEVDELKSLVKMMLQKKKSSGVDLDMLAAQLGSTLGNPNNDAHEEENYVEGEIELD, encoded by the exons ATGGTCCTTGCTCGTATCAATGACAACTGGAGAAGGTATAAGACCACAATAAAGCAAACTCATTTTCTACCATACAAATGTGTTAATGTGATGCTGAAAAATTGTCCTAAAAGCATACCTGAGAGTCATTTTCGCAAGTTAATTGCTTATTGGAGAACTGAGAAAGTTAAG GCACATTTGCAAGCTGAGAATAAAAAGTCTAAAGAATCAGCAATTAGAGCTTTCCAATCCATATTTGGAAAAGAGAAGGCAGGGAGAATGCGATGTCACAGAAGAGTTACCACACCAACTTtgttgaagaaaaatgaagaaattgccaCCCTTAAGCAGCAACATGCAACTGAGAAAGCAACATTAGAGGGTAAGGTTGATGTGATGCAAAAAGAAGTAGATGAACTAAAATCGCTTGTTAAGATGatgctgcaaaaaaaaaaaagctcagGAGTGGACCTTGACATGTTAGCTGCTCAATTAGGAAGCACTTTAGGCAATCCGAACAATGATGCGCATGAAGAG